From a region of the Methanolinea sp. genome:
- a CDS encoding ABC transporter ATP-binding protein: MVQVTRLSKKFKLPHQRSLTAFDRLAAFIKRQPPLYEEFFALRDVNFHVEKGETLGIIGPNGSGKSTLLKIVAGVLAPDRGCVFVRGKVAPFLELGAGFEPELSARENIYLYGAIMGIPRKEIDRRYWDILDFAELHRFEFMKLRNFSSGMYARLAFSIAIQTNPDIFLLDEVLAVGDETFQKKCIEKIEEIRQSGKTILFVSHSLAEVKKLCRNCILLYNGQVAKIGPSDHVIETYLYDMEKMSS, translated from the coding sequence ATGGTCCAGGTCACCCGTCTCTCCAAGAAGTTCAAACTGCCCCATCAGAGGAGCCTGACCGCCTTTGATCGCCTTGCTGCTTTCATAAAACGACAACCACCCTTGTATGAAGAATTTTTTGCACTCCGGGATGTGAATTTCCACGTAGAGAAGGGGGAGACCCTCGGCATCATCGGGCCGAACGGGTCCGGGAAGAGTACCCTTCTCAAGATTGTCGCAGGAGTCCTTGCTCCGGACAGGGGTTGTGTGTTCGTCCGGGGAAAGGTTGCCCCGTTCCTGGAACTTGGCGCTGGTTTCGAACCGGAACTTTCGGCACGAGAGAATATCTACCTTTATGGTGCGATCATGGGGATTCCCCGGAAGGAAATTGACCGGAGATACTGGGATATCCTGGACTTCGCCGAGCTTCACCGGTTTGAATTCATGAAGTTGCGGAACTTCTCGTCAGGAATGTATGCCCGGCTTGCCTTTTCGATAGCCATCCAGACCAATCCGGATATATTCCTTCTCGATGAAGTGCTGGCGGTTGGCGATGAGACGTTTCAGAAGAAATGCATCGAGAAAATTGAAGAGATCCGGCAATCCGGAAAGACCATCCTGTTCGTGTCCCACAGCCTCGCAGAGGTCAAAAAGTTATGCAGGAACTGCATCCTGCTTTACAACGGGCAGGTTGCCAAAATTGGACCTTCCGATCATGTTATTGAGACCTACCTCTATGATATGGAGAAAATGTCATCTTGA